One genomic window of Desulfuromonas sp. AOP6 includes the following:
- a CDS encoding NapC/NirT family cytochrome c produces the protein MGNLKHILDAFFKGIARSRVSLVGAIITTAVFPFLLGLVVIDSLWHLDNPYLGAVIYMILGPAFMAGLFMVFVGLFFLKGKEEVRIFTLDYLKEHFTDETRFARVRKLIFLGIFLTGANLFIFSLLGYSGYHYLESNAFCGKFCHTVMEPEYTAYQNSPHSRVNCVECHIGSGATWFVKSKVSGARQLFAVALDTHPRPIETPVHGLRPARETCEECHQPEKFHGEKLIVNDKFLPDDKNTHVQTVMLMKIGSAGNLAEKAHGIHWHVAPENTITYQSDEKRLTIPVVTLTRADGSKTVFRSGDSQDTAPLETREMDCIDCHNRPTHIYRSPEAALDERLLSGKIPRELPFIKEQALVAITASYGSHEEAESAIAAQLTRWYKAQYSELVASKPILLQMAIRGTQEAYRQNVWPSMNIGWNTYINHIGHGENFDIGCFRCHDDMHESEDGQTISGDCMTCHVILAENEENPEVLRKLRGE, from the coding sequence ATGGGAAACCTGAAACATATTCTTGATGCATTTTTTAAAGGCATAGCCCGCAGCAGAGTTTCTCTGGTCGGAGCCATTATCACCACCGCTGTATTCCCGTTTCTGCTTGGCCTGGTGGTCATCGATTCCCTGTGGCACCTTGATAACCCCTACTTGGGGGCCGTCATCTACATGATCCTAGGACCCGCCTTCATGGCTGGACTGTTCATGGTCTTTGTTGGTCTTTTTTTCCTAAAGGGCAAAGAGGAGGTCCGGATTTTCACACTGGACTACCTTAAAGAACACTTTACGGACGAAACGAGGTTCGCCCGTGTTCGCAAACTCATCTTTCTCGGTATCTTTTTGACCGGCGCTAACCTTTTTATTTTTTCTCTGCTTGGCTACAGTGGCTATCACTACCTTGAATCCAATGCCTTTTGCGGCAAATTCTGCCACACTGTTATGGAACCGGAATATACCGCTTACCAGAATTCACCCCATTCACGGGTCAACTGTGTCGAATGCCATATCGGTTCCGGAGCCACCTGGTTTGTAAAATCTAAAGTCTCTGGCGCAAGACAGCTCTTCGCCGTTGCCCTTGATACACATCCCCGACCCATTGAAACTCCTGTTCACGGTTTGCGCCCTGCCCGTGAAACCTGCGAAGAATGTCATCAGCCGGAAAAATTCCACGGAGAAAAGCTCATTGTCAACGACAAATTTCTGCCTGACGACAAAAACACGCATGTGCAAACGGTGATGTTGATGAAAATCGGCTCGGCCGGAAATCTCGCTGAAAAGGCCCACGGCATCCACTGGCACGTGGCGCCTGAAAATACCATCACCTACCAATCCGATGAGAAGCGCCTTACCATACCTGTGGTCACCCTCACCAGGGCCGATGGCTCCAAGACCGTTTTCCGTTCAGGCGACTCACAGGATACGGCGCCTCTTGAAACAAGAGAAATGGACTGTATTGATTGCCATAATCGCCCCACTCATATTTATCGCAGCCCTGAAGCGGCCCTGGACGAAAGACTTCTCTCAGGGAAAATACCGAGAGAATTGCCTTTCATCAAGGAGCAGGCTCTCGTCGCCATCACGGCCAGCTATGGCAGCCACGAAGAAGCGGAGTCCGCCATTGCCGCCCAACTGACGAGATGGTACAAAGCGCAATATAGCGAGTTGGTGGCCTCTAAACCCATACTGTTGCAGATGGCGATACGGGGAACCCAGGAGGCTTATAGGCAGAACGTCTGGCCCAGCATGAATATTGGCTGGAACACCTACATCAATCACATTGGACATGGGGAAAATTTTGATATCGGCTGCTTTCGCTGCCATGATGACATGCACGAAAGCGAGGATGGTCAGACCATCTCCGGCGACTGCATGACCTGCCATGTCATTCTGGCCGAAAATGAGGAAAATCCGGAGGTGCTTCGAAAACTTCGGGGTGAGTAA
- a CDS encoding 4Fe-4S dicluster domain-containing protein codes for MKKNKVEFDGLQNEGVENAPVEDRRRFLKMGLALTGVFAGGTLYSASSAVNKVYASAGEYAKKYPYKPHYSMIMHQNRCIDCERCMTACVKTNDVPEYGYRTTILEREVKDAVGQKREFIPVLCNQCNLPQCTRVCPTRATYKDKTTGIVMMDTAKCIGCLTCQQGCPYNARYFSEEKHAVDKCNFCLDTRLSKGETLTACSEACPADVRVFGDLSDPNSRIYREVHQIEKTVWVLRPEAGTRPNVFYTRG; via the coding sequence ATGAAGAAAAATAAAGTCGAATTCGACGGCTTGCAGAATGAAGGAGTAGAGAATGCTCCCGTAGAGGATCGGCGTCGTTTTCTAAAGATGGGGCTTGCCCTCACCGGCGTCTTTGCTGGAGGTACCCTTTACTCAGCCTCTTCAGCCGTAAACAAGGTGTATGCTTCTGCCGGCGAATACGCTAAAAAATATCCTTATAAGCCGCACTACAGCATGATCATGCACCAGAACCGCTGCATCGACTGTGAGCGTTGCATGACTGCCTGTGTCAAGACCAATGATGTGCCTGAGTACGGCTACAGGACGACGATTCTTGAAAGGGAAGTCAAGGATGCCGTTGGTCAGAAACGTGAATTTATTCCCGTTCTGTGTAACCAGTGCAATCTGCCGCAGTGCACCAGGGTTTGTCCTACACGTGCCACCTATAAAGACAAAACTACTGGCATCGTCATGATGGATACTGCCAAGTGTATCGGCTGTCTGACCTGCCAGCAGGGTTGCCCTTACAATGCGCGCTATTTCAGCGAAGAAAAACATGCTGTTGACAAGTGCAATTTCTGTCTTGACACGCGCCTGTCAAAAGGCGAGACCCTGACGGCCTGTTCTGAGGCCTGTCCTGCGGATGTTCGGGTATTTGGTGATCTTTCTGATCCCAATAGCCGCATTTACCGTGAGGTTCACCAGATTGAGAAAACCGTGTGGGTTCTTCGCCCTGAAGCCGGAACGCGGCCCAACGTTTTCTACACTCGCGGTTAA
- the nrfD gene encoding NrfD/PsrC family molybdoenzyme membrane anchor subunit — protein MTLNEMESIVSGRLLSGGAGYYIGVIVSALLVVAAVVAGVHAFIVGHEHTYGVTREVSWGILIATYVFFVVTSTGLCLVSSIGHVFGVESYMPIAKRSVFLSIATILAGFFVIAFEIKIPWRMAIYNVISPNITSNIWWMGTLYGVYLVLMIFEFLFLNLNKHKLAVAMGFGGAVAGIAAHSNLGAVFGLLMGREFWHGPYMSIYFIASAMMTGTAVIFFFHYLAYKVNNEDLSLDRPMVASLDVVRRLGILLICVIMFFTIWKMVAGVAGMPGGKYEAVMALVSGPYAINFWLFEAGFGLIFPLLLFIASKGKNLMMMFVGSAMMIVGIFVMRYDLVIVGQIVPVYHELGVKEFSHLLSYTPSFHEIIITLGGFGVAFFLFLVGEKLFAGHKVEHH, from the coding sequence ATGACCTTGAACGAGATGGAAAGCATAGTCTCGGGAAGACTGCTTTCCGGTGGCGCCGGTTATTATATTGGCGTTATTGTTTCAGCGCTACTGGTTGTCGCCGCGGTGGTAGCCGGTGTGCATGCCTTTATTGTCGGCCACGAGCACACGTACGGAGTGACCAGGGAAGTGTCCTGGGGTATTCTCATCGCGACCTATGTTTTTTTCGTTGTTACCTCTACAGGCCTTTGTCTTGTTTCTTCGATTGGCCATGTTTTTGGGGTCGAATCGTATATGCCGATCGCCAAGCGGTCAGTATTCCTTTCTATCGCGACTATTCTGGCTGGGTTTTTTGTCATTGCCTTTGAAATCAAAATTCCCTGGAGGATGGCTATTTACAACGTGATTTCTCCTAATATCACCTCCAATATCTGGTGGATGGGTACTCTTTACGGGGTATATCTCGTCCTGATGATATTTGAGTTTCTCTTCCTTAACCTGAATAAGCACAAGCTGGCCGTGGCTATGGGCTTTGGTGGCGCTGTCGCCGGTATTGCAGCTCACAGTAATCTCGGCGCCGTTTTTGGCCTGCTCATGGGTCGCGAATTCTGGCACGGCCCCTACATGTCTATTTACTTCATCGCCTCGGCGATGATGACAGGTACCGCTGTTATCTTCTTCTTTCACTATCTTGCGTACAAGGTTAACAACGAAGATCTGAGCCTTGACAGGCCAATGGTTGCCTCCCTCGATGTGGTGCGTCGCCTCGGCATTCTCCTGATCTGCGTCATTATGTTCTTCACGATCTGGAAAATGGTGGCTGGTGTGGCCGGGATGCCTGGCGGCAAATATGAAGCGGTCATGGCTTTGGTCAGTGGACCCTATGCCATCAATTTCTGGCTGTTTGAGGCAGGGTTTGGCCTGATCTTCCCGCTGCTCCTTTTTATTGCTTCCAAGGGTAAAAACCTGATGATGATGTTCGTTGGGTCTGCGATGATGATTGTCGGTATTTTTGTCATGCGTTATGACCTTGTGATCGTGGGGCAGATTGTTCCCGTTTATCACGAACTCGGTGTCAAAGAGTTCAGCCACCTCCTGTCTTACACCCCCTCCTTCCATGAGATCATTATCACGCTTGGTGGTTTTGGGGTGGCATTCTTCCTCTTCCTCGTCGGAGAGAAGCTTTTTGCCGGACACAAAGTCGAACATCATTGA
- a CDS encoding beta-ketoacyl-ACP synthase III, producing the protein MKKRPCIEILGTGRAVPERILTNQDLEKLVDTSDEWILARTGIQQRHIAEPGVPLSFFAAQAAQAALADAGASGEEIDLIILGTVTGDSKFPATACVVQDLIGAKSAAAFDVSAACSGFLYGLQLAESMMAMQGYRRILLIGGEILSSMVNWKDRDTCVLFGDGVGAVVLGPAQGSHGVLSTYIKSDGAFRDFLHSPGCGSLNPPSHENVDKMLHTIHMEGREVFRHAVTSMADALNQALDQAGVAVEELDLLIPHQANLRIIEAVGKRFRLSPDKIFVNVDRFGNTSAASIPIALDEARKAGRIASGSLVGMVTFGAGFTWAAAVIRL; encoded by the coding sequence ATGAAAAAGCGTCCTTGCATCGAAATTCTCGGGACGGGGCGGGCAGTGCCTGAGAGAATTCTGACCAACCAGGATCTGGAAAAACTGGTGGACACTTCAGACGAGTGGATTCTGGCGCGAACCGGAATCCAGCAGAGGCATATTGCTGAACCGGGAGTGCCCCTCTCCTTTTTCGCAGCCCAAGCTGCTCAAGCAGCCCTTGCGGACGCCGGCGCTTCCGGTGAGGAGATCGATCTTATTATTCTCGGTACAGTGACGGGAGACAGCAAGTTTCCCGCCACAGCTTGTGTGGTACAAGACCTTATTGGAGCCAAAAGCGCGGCTGCTTTTGATGTTTCGGCAGCCTGTTCGGGATTTCTTTATGGGTTGCAATTGGCCGAAAGCATGATGGCCATGCAGGGCTATAGGCGGATATTGTTGATAGGCGGAGAGATTCTGTCCTCCATGGTGAATTGGAAAGACCGTGACACCTGTGTTCTTTTCGGCGATGGCGTGGGGGCTGTCGTCCTCGGCCCGGCGCAGGGCTCTCACGGAGTTCTCAGCACATATATTAAAAGCGATGGCGCTTTCCGGGATTTTCTCCATAGTCCTGGCTGTGGCAGTCTCAATCCTCCCAGCCATGAGAACGTGGATAAGATGCTGCATACCATTCACATGGAAGGTCGGGAGGTGTTCCGCCACGCAGTGACGTCCATGGCCGATGCCCTCAATCAGGCTCTTGATCAGGCGGGTGTTGCTGTGGAAGAATTGGATCTTCTGATCCCCCACCAAGCCAATCTTCGAATTATTGAGGCCGTCGGAAAACGCTTCCGACTTTCTCCAGACAAAATTTTCGTCAACGTAGATCGGTTTGGCAACACATCGGCCGCCTCCATCCCCATTGCTCTGGACGAGGCGCGTAAGGCAGGTCGCATCGCCTCTGGCTCTCTCGTCGGCATGGTGACGTTCGGGGCCGGCTTTACCTGGGCGGCAGCGGTAATCCGTCTCTGA
- a CDS encoding YtxH domain-containing protein: MSERENTATVGAMMLVAGGVIGAGLALLFAPQSGKKTRRQIVRYSKKVRNEAEARVQDTVHSLSDFVENLNDSTSELLSQGEEVADEWRRQFMEAIESGQKSLEKQKKKLSQRWD, encoded by the coding sequence ATGAGTGAGAGGGAAAATACCGCGACTGTGGGAGCCATGATGTTAGTTGCCGGAGGAGTCATTGGCGCAGGGTTGGCCTTGCTCTTTGCCCCGCAGTCCGGAAAAAAAACCCGTAGACAGATCGTCCGCTACTCTAAAAAAGTACGAAACGAGGCGGAAGCCCGGGTTCAGGACACTGTTCACTCGCTGTCGGATTTTGTCGAAAACCTCAACGACAGTACAAGTGAGCTGCTGAGTCAAGGAGAAGAGGTCGCTGACGAATGGCGCCGTCAATTTATGGAGGCTATCGAAAGCGGTCAGAAATCTCTTGAGAAACAAAAAAAGAAACTTTCCCAACGCTGGGATTGA